In Saccharothrix violaceirubra, the following are encoded in one genomic region:
- a CDS encoding NUDIX domain-containing protein produces the protein MVEKLGSRQVYANPWMTVREDDIRRADGTTGIYGVVDKPAYALVVPLDGERLRLVEQYRYPLGLRRWEFPQGTAPDRAEADPLELAARELREETGLRAGKLVELGNLDVAPGMSSQRGRVFLATELTEGDHEREQEEQDMRSAWFPRAEVEAMMARGEITDAQSIAAYTLLLLHEHAQP, from the coding sequence ATGGTGGAGAAGCTCGGCTCACGTCAGGTGTACGCGAACCCGTGGATGACGGTCCGCGAGGACGACATCCGACGGGCGGACGGCACCACGGGCATCTACGGCGTGGTCGACAAACCCGCGTACGCGTTGGTCGTCCCGCTCGACGGCGAACGGCTGCGGCTGGTCGAGCAGTACCGCTACCCACTGGGCCTGCGGCGCTGGGAGTTCCCGCAGGGCACCGCGCCCGACCGGGCCGAGGCCGACCCCCTCGAACTCGCCGCCCGCGAACTGCGCGAGGAGACCGGCCTGCGCGCCGGGAAGCTGGTCGAACTCGGCAACCTGGACGTGGCACCGGGCATGTCCAGCCAGCGCGGCCGGGTGTTCCTGGCGACCGAGCTGACCGAGGGCGACCACGAGCGCGAGCAGGAGGAGCAGGACATGCGCTCGGCGTGGTTCCCGCGTGCCGAGGTCGAGGCGATGATGGCGCGCGGCGAGATCACCGACGCGCAGTCGATCGCCGCGTACACCCTGCTCCTGCTGCACGAACACGCGCAGCCGTGA
- a CDS encoding GlxA family transcriptional regulator — translation MRTIGVLVLPGSRMFDVAVVGEVWGVGRVDAGVGPFEVRMCAPDGVSTPVHPFGVIPATHDLSGLVDCDLVVVPGRVDPFQPVPAVAVEALRDFGGAIAALCSGAFTLAAAGLLDGLPATTHWMLLDALAERAPAVDVRHDVLFTSEGRVLTSAGVVGGFDLCLHLVRRELGADAAATLARRLVMPPVRHGDQRQYVEPPLPSRPGSGIAATVDWAVDRLADPIGVADLAAHAGLSERTFHRTWLAVTGSTPGRWLQTQRVLLAQRLLETTDLPVDRVAERAGLGTAANLRRRLRAELGVAPDAYRRTFRVPA, via the coding sequence ATGCGGACGATCGGGGTCCTGGTGTTGCCGGGCAGTCGGATGTTCGACGTCGCCGTGGTCGGCGAGGTGTGGGGCGTCGGGCGGGTGGACGCCGGGGTCGGGCCGTTCGAGGTGCGGATGTGCGCGCCGGACGGGGTGTCCACGCCCGTGCACCCGTTCGGCGTGATCCCGGCGACGCACGACCTGTCCGGGCTCGTCGACTGCGATCTCGTCGTGGTTCCGGGGCGGGTCGACCCGTTCCAGCCGGTGCCCGCGGTGGCGGTCGAGGCGTTGCGGGACTTTGGGGGCGCGATCGCGGCGTTGTGCTCCGGTGCGTTCACGCTCGCGGCGGCCGGACTGCTCGACGGGCTCCCGGCCACCACGCACTGGATGTTGCTCGACGCCTTGGCCGAGCGCGCCCCGGCGGTCGACGTGCGGCACGACGTGCTGTTCACGTCCGAGGGCCGGGTGCTCACGTCGGCGGGCGTGGTCGGCGGGTTCGACCTGTGCCTGCACCTGGTGCGCCGCGAACTCGGGGCGGACGCCGCCGCGACCCTGGCCCGCCGCCTGGTGATGCCGCCCGTGCGCCACGGCGACCAGCGCCAGTACGTGGAGCCGCCGTTGCCCAGTCGGCCCGGTTCGGGGATCGCGGCCACCGTGGACTGGGCGGTCGACCGGCTCGCGGACCCCATCGGCGTGGCCGACCTCGCCGCGCACGCCGGGCTGAGCGAACGCACCTTCCACCGGACGTGGCTCGCGGTCACCGGCAGCACGCCCGGCCGGTGGCTCCAGACCCAGCGCGTGCTGCTCGCCCAACGGCTGCTGGAGACCACGGACCTGCCGGTGGACCGCGTGGCCGAACGCGCCGGGCTCGGCACGGCCGCCAACCTGCGTCGACGGCTGCGTGCCGAACTCGGCGTGGCGCCCGACGCGTACCGCCGGACGTTCCGGGTGCCGGCCTGA
- a CDS encoding GNAT family N-acetyltransferase, whose product MITESTSAGLLADADELADLLLTVVAGGSSVGFLATLTHAEAVTWWRGLAAPLANGALTLWVARAEGRIVGTVQLRHGTMPNGTHRAEVAKLMVAPSARGWGVGRRLLDTAERGAARLGRTLLVLDTETGSPAENLYRSAGWTEVGRIPDFAADPGGALRPTTLFYKLATAGTPPTVP is encoded by the coding sequence GTGATCACCGAGTCGACCTCGGCCGGCCTGCTCGCCGACGCGGACGAACTGGCCGACCTGCTGCTCACGGTCGTCGCGGGCGGCTCGTCGGTCGGGTTCCTGGCGACGTTGACGCACGCCGAAGCCGTGACGTGGTGGCGTGGCCTGGCCGCGCCGCTGGCCAACGGCGCGCTGACGCTGTGGGTCGCCCGCGCCGAGGGCCGGATCGTCGGCACGGTGCAGCTCAGGCACGGCACGATGCCCAACGGCACGCACCGCGCGGAGGTGGCCAAGCTGATGGTCGCCCCGTCCGCCCGGGGTTGGGGCGTCGGCCGCCGCCTGCTCGACACGGCCGAACGCGGCGCGGCCCGGCTGGGTCGGACGCTGCTGGTCCTGGACACCGAGACGGGCTCGCCCGCCGAGAACCTGTACCGGTCGGCGGGCTGGACCGAGGTGGGCCGCATCCCGGACTTCGCCGCCGACCCGGGCGGCGCCCTGCGGCCGACCACCCTGTTCTACAAGCTTGCAACCGCCGGGACCCCGCCCACCGTCCCATGA
- a CDS encoding DddA-like double-stranded DNA deaminase toxin: MSSLGEVAEQVSRASDKASQCLNMLVSARELAEDARTTLSTALTGAHDLAAEAEQAKAVLHQVVDGAARLCAVVEKIISDATTLLTTLTGSARSPTIPQLARTPENPHPTPFSASPSVDDTSSVVPPERIERLRGELPDDVPPADRRPPGAPRPKTHGRWIGPDGRTHAVQSGEDGMYPESATALADLGFRRKLTRASDVEMKLAAHMRNHGIHSATLVINNTPCVGEFGCDRLVPVLLPAGATLTVHGANGFEKTYRGGAKPPWRKD; the protein is encoded by the coding sequence GTGTCATCCCTGGGGGAAGTCGCCGAGCAGGTTTCCCGAGCTTCTGACAAAGCGTCACAGTGCTTGAACATGCTGGTGTCGGCCCGCGAACTCGCGGAGGACGCGCGAACGACGTTGTCGACCGCATTGACGGGTGCGCACGACTTGGCAGCCGAGGCCGAGCAGGCGAAAGCCGTCCTTCACCAAGTGGTCGATGGAGCAGCCAGGCTGTGCGCGGTCGTCGAGAAGATCATCTCCGACGCGACGACCTTGCTGACCACCTTGACCGGCAGCGCCAGGTCACCGACGATCCCGCAACTCGCGCGGACACCGGAAAACCCACACCCGACTCCGTTCTCGGCCTCGCCATCAGTCGACGACACGTCTTCGGTCGTCCCGCCCGAACGGATCGAACGGCTCCGCGGGGAACTTCCCGACGATGTTCCGCCCGCCGATCGACGCCCACCAGGCGCACCCCGTCCCAAGACCCACGGAAGGTGGATCGGTCCGGACGGTCGAACCCACGCCGTCCAGAGCGGGGAGGACGGGATGTACCCGGAGTCCGCAACCGCATTGGCCGACCTGGGATTCCGCAGGAAACTGACCCGCGCGTCGGACGTCGAGATGAAGCTGGCCGCCCACATGCGCAACCACGGCATCCACTCAGCCACACTGGTCATCAACAACACTCCGTGCGTGGGCGAATTCGGCTGCGACCGGCTCGTACCGGTCCTGCTGCCCGCAGGCGCCACCCTGACCGTGCACGGCGCGAACGGCTTCGAGAAGACCTATCGGGGAGGAGCGAAACCACCGTGGCGCAAGGACTGA
- a CDS encoding Imm1 family immunity protein — MALIAAYDPDGPVAITTVAELDAVVDQVVGWGHRAVVELKIARPVEPRGRQLSLTVGIHGAAGLGTLIYSSPDGVWFGKATPGPEWAEVDERVLYFLMSADTEYPPESEIPLDVVRRAAQEYWHGGGSRPGGVGWCAPPPWYPTAFR; from the coding sequence GTGGCGTTGATCGCGGCGTACGACCCCGACGGCCCCGTCGCGATTACGACGGTGGCCGAGTTGGATGCCGTCGTGGACCAGGTGGTCGGGTGGGGTCATCGTGCCGTCGTCGAACTCAAGATCGCCCGACCGGTGGAGCCGCGGGGGCGGCAGTTGTCGTTGACCGTCGGAATACACGGTGCGGCGGGGCTGGGGACGCTGATCTACTCGTCGCCGGACGGGGTGTGGTTCGGCAAGGCGACTCCCGGGCCGGAGTGGGCCGAGGTGGACGAGCGGGTCCTGTACTTCCTGATGTCCGCCGACACCGAGTATCCGCCCGAGTCCGAGATTCCTCTGGACGTTGTGCGGCGGGCGGCCCAGGAGTACTGGCATGGTGGAGGATCGCGGCCGGGTGGTGTCGGCTGGTGTGCGCCGCCTCCGTGGTATCCGACGGCGTTTCGGTGA
- a CDS encoding DUF397 domain-containing protein, whose product MKYEDLSGAAWRTSSYSGNGEACVEVAPVDDRVAARDSKNPTGPVLTFTADQWRTFCTSLTGADRP is encoded by the coding sequence ATGAAGTACGAAGACCTGTCAGGCGCAGCTTGGCGCACGAGCAGCTACAGCGGCAACGGGGAGGCTTGCGTCGAAGTGGCCCCGGTAGACGATCGGGTCGCCGCCCGCGACTCCAAGAACCCCACGGGCCCGGTCCTGACCTTCACCGCCGACCAGTGGCGCACCTTCTGCACCAGCCTCACAGGGGCCGACCGCCCCTAA
- a CDS encoding DUF397 domain-containing protein, giving the protein MPATPTTTTWRTSSHSGEGPSCVEVAWRTSTHSGNGASCVEVGWHTSTHSANGQSCVEVTPTNEQVLTRDSKNPTGPALSFSTTEWRRFLHTLDR; this is encoded by the coding sequence ATGCCAGCCACCCCGACCACCACGACCTGGCGCACCAGCAGCCACAGCGGCGAAGGCCCAAGCTGCGTGGAAGTGGCCTGGCGAACCAGCACGCACAGCGGCAACGGCGCATCCTGCGTAGAAGTCGGCTGGCACACGAGCACCCACAGCGCCAACGGGCAGTCGTGCGTAGAGGTGACCCCAACGAACGAACAAGTCCTGACCCGGGACTCGAAAAACCCCACCGGCCCGGCGCTCTCCTTCAGTACCACCGAATGGCGCCGCTTCCTCCACACCCTCGACCGCTGA
- a CDS encoding AAA family ATPase — protein sequence MIIWLNGSFAAGKTTLAGELLRRLPQAVVFDPEELGITLWKWVPPNDDFQNLAAWRELVVATAISLRRHHTDTLIIPMTLTNTAYQAEILGGLATAGEEVLHVFLEADPTVLIARLDARGPVTDTPVTGQTAREWALERMTAAITAAAHQPSGTLKLRSDHLTTTELADEVLAAAELHSTR from the coding sequence GTGATCATCTGGCTCAACGGCAGTTTCGCGGCAGGAAAAACGACGCTGGCCGGGGAGTTGCTCAGGCGACTCCCCCAGGCGGTCGTCTTCGACCCCGAGGAACTCGGCATCACCCTGTGGAAGTGGGTCCCGCCCAACGACGACTTCCAAAACCTCGCGGCCTGGCGCGAACTGGTGGTCGCCACAGCGATCTCGCTACGCAGACACCACACGGACACCCTCATCATCCCGATGACCTTGACCAACACCGCCTACCAGGCAGAGATCCTCGGCGGCCTGGCAACGGCAGGCGAGGAAGTCCTCCACGTCTTCCTGGAAGCCGACCCCACCGTCCTGATCGCCAGACTGGACGCCCGAGGCCCCGTCACCGACACCCCGGTAACCGGCCAAACGGCCCGCGAGTGGGCCCTGGAACGCATGACCGCAGCCATCACAGCCGCCGCCCACCAACCAAGCGGAACCCTGAAACTCCGCTCGGACCACCTCACCACCACTGAACTGGCAGACGAGGTACTGGCCGCCGCCGAACTACATTCGACCAGGTAG
- the nucS gene encoding endonuclease NucS — translation MRLVIARCQVDYVGRLTAHLPMAQRLLLVKADGSVSIHSDDRAYKPLNWMSPPCWLIEEPDLWVVQNKAGEKLIISLAEVLHDSKHELGPEPGLVKDGVEADLQKLLAEHVTTLGEGWTLVRREFPTAIGPVDLMCRDSSGSSVAVEIKRRGEIDGVEQLTRYLELLNRDPLLAPVSGVFAAQQIRPQARTLAEDRGIRCVVLDYDALRGIESDEFRLF, via the coding sequence GTGCGCCTCGTCATCGCTCGCTGCCAGGTCGACTACGTCGGACGACTCACCGCCCACCTGCCGATGGCGCAGCGGTTGCTGCTGGTCAAGGCCGACGGGTCGGTGTCGATCCACTCCGACGACCGCGCTTACAAGCCGTTGAACTGGATGAGCCCGCCGTGCTGGCTCATCGAGGAGCCGGACCTGTGGGTGGTGCAGAACAAGGCCGGCGAGAAGTTGATCATCAGCCTGGCCGAGGTGCTGCACGACTCGAAGCACGAACTCGGTCCGGAGCCCGGCCTGGTGAAGGACGGGGTGGAGGCGGACCTCCAGAAGTTGCTGGCCGAGCACGTGACCACGTTGGGGGAGGGGTGGACCCTCGTCCGTCGCGAGTTCCCGACGGCGATCGGTCCGGTGGACCTGATGTGCCGGGATTCCTCGGGTTCCTCGGTGGCCGTGGAGATCAAGCGGCGCGGCGAGATCGATGGGGTCGAGCAGTTGACCCGGTACCTGGAGCTGCTCAACCGGGACCCGTTGTTGGCGCCGGTGTCCGGGGTGTTCGCCGCCCAGCAGATCCGGCCGCAGGCGCGGACTTTGGCGGAGGACCGGGGCATCCGGTGCGTGGTGTTGGACTACGACGCGTTGCGCGGGATCGAGTCGGACGAGTTCCGGCTGTTCTGA
- a CDS encoding Imm1 family immunity protein, with translation MAQGLKVYYDAGHADDPVVVTTPQQVRELLATVRDKHPAGNAVLLTIVHAEDPWSSELNAGLDGDVGVLHYSGEDHPDGAYSHSRMPSNSEPVIYYYVTADTEFPPDSEVTAADVEDAVVAYLATNQRPETVPWQTGHRPPQGPE, from the coding sequence GTGGCGCAAGGACTGAAGGTCTACTACGACGCCGGACACGCCGACGACCCTGTCGTCGTGACCACACCACAACAGGTCCGAGAACTGCTCGCCACAGTGCGGGACAAGCACCCGGCGGGAAACGCGGTCCTGCTCACGATCGTCCACGCCGAAGACCCCTGGTCTTCGGAACTCAACGCAGGCCTCGACGGCGACGTGGGCGTCCTGCACTACTCCGGCGAGGACCACCCCGACGGTGCCTACAGCCACAGCCGAATGCCTTCCAATTCCGAACCGGTGATCTACTACTACGTCACAGCGGACACGGAATTCCCACCCGACTCCGAGGTGACCGCCGCCGATGTGGAAGACGCGGTAGTGGCCTACCTCGCCACCAACCAACGCCCGGAAACCGTGCCCTGGCAAACCGGCCACCGACCGCCACAGGGACCCGAATGA